In a genomic window of Myotis daubentonii chromosome X, mMyoDau2.1, whole genome shotgun sequence:
- the LOC132225131 gene encoding zinc finger protein 449-like, producing the protein MIPNIHLEVPPFQAMETDSEAPLEDVWIPQEPCYGAAWEDLPFLETPEYPSPKLAAEEPCGQELLDCKELEKLDFLDFNLDENVLLDTNFPDDFEELSYLLGNPAEQLLRDHTLPLYDQNPSAGERTESSNQEEPLNPMGYAQNSAPKKLYQCIQCGKDFLSIKVFKGHLTIHSGKLPHGCPECGKRFLRRSNLQRHLRVHTKEAPFKCSVCEKRFTQMSHLTEHQKTSSSQGVSTCPECKLRFCNRKQFMQHVKIHTGGRPHKCQSCEKTFRRKTDLNLHYASHTAERPFTCEYCGKSYRQRSSLIYHSKKHSGEKP; encoded by the exons ATGATACCAAATATCCACCTGGAGGTACCCCCATTCCAAGCAATGGAAACTGACTCCGAGGCCCCACTGGAAGATGTGTGGATCCCACAGGAGCCATGCTATGGTGCTGCTTGGGAAGACCTGCCCTTTCTGGAAACTCCTG AATACCCATCACCAAAGCTTGCAGCTGAAGAGCCTTGCGGGCAGGAATTACTGGATTGCAAGGAACTAGAAAAACTGGACTTTTTGGACTTCAACCTAG atGAAAATGTACTTCTTGATACCAATTTTCCAGATGACTTCGAAGAGCTAAGCTACCTATTGGGAAATCCCGCAGAGCAGCTACTCAGAGACCACACACTGCCTCTCTATGATCAGAATCCTTCTGCAGGAGAGCGCACTGAGAGCTCCAACCAGGAAGAACCTCTCAACCCCATGGGCTATGCACAAAACAGTGCCCCAAAGAAGCTATACCAATGTATTCAGTGTGGGAAAGATTTTCTTTCCATAAAGGTCTTTAAGGGGCACCTGACAATTCATTCAGGAAAGCTCCCTCATGGGTGCCCTGAGTGTGGGAAAAGATTCCTTCGTAGGTCAAACCTGCAAAGGCATCTTCGAGTTCACACAAAGGAGGCACCCTTTAAATGCAGCGTGTGTGAGAAGCGATTCACTCAGATGTCACACCTCACAGAACACCAGAAAACCTCTTCTAGTCAAGGAGTGTCCACTTGCCCTGAGTGTAAGTTGCGATTTTGTAATAGAAAACAATTTATGCAACACGTAAAAATCCACACAGGTGGAAGACCCCACAAATGCCAGAGTTGTGAAAAAACATTTAGACGCAAAACAGACCTTAATTTGCACTATGCGTCACACACTGCAGAGAGACCATTTACATGTGAGTATTGTGGGAAAAGCTATAGGCAGAGATCCAGCCTTATTTATCATTCAAAAAAACattcaggggagaagccatag